The following DNA comes from Weissella koreensis KACC 15510.
CGTTCAAAATAAGGAGGGGGCTTATGCTTTTATGAACTTTATGTCGGAGCCAGAAAATGCAGCTAAAAATGCTGAATATAATGGCTATGCTACACCTAATGCTAAGGCTAAGAAATTATTGCCAGCTAAGATTAGAGATAACGAGGCATTTTATCCGACTTCAAAAACGTTAAAGCAGTTAACGACATATCGAGATTTAGGTCTCGACTGGACTGAAAAATATAATGACTTATTTCTCGAATTTAAAATGAGTACAAATCGTTAAAACCAATCAAAGGCGGCTGATGAAATGAAAAAAAAAAAATAATTTTTGGTCTTGAAATGATATTTTTAATATTATTTATAGTAGCTGTTATTTTGGGGATCATAGCTGGCAAATAATATTTAGGTAGCTTTAAGATTATTTGCATATGATAAATTAAATAATATTTGGAGAGTGAAAATGAAAAAGTCAAATAAAATGACGACGATTTTAGGAATTGTGATTGTAATTTTGTTGGCTTTGCTGATCATGGCGGGGTTAATGGTAGGTAATAAGCAAAAAAACACTGATCAAACGAAACAAGAAAGTTCAGTTGAAACTACTAAACGGCCTAGTGAAAGTAAGGCTAAATTAAACAAAGAGGTTTTGCCACAATTAACTACGACGGTATCAGACAATGAATCATTAGTGGCTTTACATACAACACAAGGTGATATTAAGATTAAATTATTCAATAAGTATGCACCATTAGCAGTTGAAAATTTTTTAACTCATGCGCAAGAAAATTATTATAATAATACGACTTTTCATCGTGTGATTAAAGATTTTATGATTCAAGGTGGTGATCCTAAATCAGCTGAGGACGCTAAGGCTGCTGATTTAGGTCGTGGTGGTAAATCGATTTGGGCGGAAGGTGCTCATAAGGATAGTAAGATTGATTCTGGTAATGGATTCAAAAACGAAATTACAAATAATTTGTATAATATTCGAGGGTCATTGGCAATGGCTAATGCCGGAGCTGATACCAATGGATCACAATTTTTTATCAATCAAGGAAATAAAGATGTGACCAAGCAAATAAGTGCAAAAAAATATCCTGATAAAATTATTAAAGCTTATCAAAATGGTGGAAATCCTAGTTTAGATGGGAATTACACTGTTTTTGGACAAGTTGTTGAAGGCTTAGACGTCGTCGATAAAATTGCCTCATCAGCTGTTAAGACAGATGATAATGGAGAAAATTCTAAGCCCGAAAATCCGGTTAAAATTGAATCGATTGAAGTGCTTCAAACAGCTACGAAATAGTAAATTTAAAGTATAGATGCTGTAACATAAAAAAGATCGGGGAATAAGTCCTCGATCTTTTTTTGTTACAAAATTTATCAGTAATTAACCTTGAACAATCATAACATCAGTCTTAGCATTTTGAACAACGAATGATGCAACGGATCCAACAATTAGACGCTCAATTTTGCTTAAACCAGACTTTCCAATAATAGTCAGATCATTATTATGATCGGCAGGGAATTCTGTAGCAATTACCTTTTTAGGTGAACCAAATCGCATATGCAATGACACATCGAGGTCAGGGAATTTTTCGATAATTAAGTTCTGATAAGCTTCAAGTTTGTCTTGTGAATCTTGAACCAAGTGGTAAACAACATCACCAGTTACAGACATCCCAGCGACTCCAGACAATGAGTTGGTATCAATTACGTATAACAAATCAAGGTGAGCGTGGTCTCGATTTGCTACAGCCGCAGCCTTTAACGCTACAGAATTGGAAATATCTGAGCCATCCAATGGGGCCAAAATTTTGTCATAAGTTCCATTTTTCATAATATACATCCCTCTCTAATTCATATCATATTTATATTATACCCTAAATTATCTGATATGTAAGGGTTTACAGTTATAAAAAGTTGAACCTATTCAGTAGGAAGGTGTTAAACTAAGTGAGGCAATTATTCATTCGTTTTGAAAAAATTAAAAGGAAGTAAAACATATGGAAGAGAATACACAATTATCACCACGAAGGGTTAATTTAATCTTGGTCGCATTAGGTATGTTTACCTTTATGTCCACTTTGGATGCATCAATTGTTAATATTGCATTGCCCGTGATGGCAAATGATTTATCTATCCCGATGAATCAGGCTACTTGGTCGGTTTCAATATATTTAATTACCATATCAGGACTTTTAACCTTGTTTGGTAATTTAGGGGATCAACTTGGTAAAATTCGCGTCTTTAAGTGGGGGACTTATATTTTTACATTAGGTTCGCTCTTAGCGGGAATTAATTTAGGATTAGGCTTTTTGTTATTGGCCCGAGTGGTTCAAGCAGTGGGAGCTTCTATGACAATGAGCAACTCTTTTGGGATCTCAACATCGGTCGCACCAGCTAACATGCGGGCACGAGCGATGGCAACCATTGCTATGTTTGTATCATTAGGATCAATCGCAGGACCAGCTGTGGGAGGCTTGATTTTATCAATTTTGAAGTGGCCTTTTATTTTTTGGATTAATGTACCATTAGGTTTAATCACAATTGTTTTAGGTGAATTTATTTTTCCAAAAACTAATCGGACCAAAGAGCCTTTAACGATTGATTGGATTGGGACAATTATTTTTTTCATGATGATCGCAATTTTCTTTGGTGGAATTAATGTGGCACAAGAGCAAGGATTCACAGCAATATTACCGATTGTTAGTTATATTTTGAGTATAATTTTGTTGATTTCATTTATTAAATGGGAACAACGAACTTCAAAACCATTAATTGATCTATCAATTTTTAAAGAAAAAATGTTTACTCTGTCAGTCATTACATCGTTTTTGGTCTTTGCTTCAGGTTTCTTTATTAATGTACTTTTGCCCTTTTACTTGGAAAACTTGCGGCAAATTAAGCCAGGCGTAGCAGGAATGTATATGATGTCATATCCTTTAGCTATGCTAATTGGGACACCCATTGCAGGGGTGATTGCCGATCGATTTGATCGTGAATATGTTACATTCTTTGCTTTAACGGGGATTACCTTAGGGATGTCAGGTTGGTTGTTTATGACTGATCAAAGCCCACTTTATTTTGTGGCGATGTTAAGTGCTTGGACTGGATTCTCAACATCCTTCTTTAATTCTCCTAATAACGCAATTACGATGTCAAATGCACCTAAATCACAATTAGGAGTTGCGGGAGCCATTAATGCTTTGGCTCGTAATGTGGGAATGATTTCTGGAACCACAATTGTAACAACAACACTTTACATCTCAATGTCTAAGCAAATGGGACATCAAGTCACCACGTATCCAGTGGGCCATCCGACAGTCTTCGTGAATGGATTACATTTCGCGATGTTCTTTGGAATGTTTTTAGTATTAATTGCTTGGTCTTTGACAGGTTACCGTTTGATTTTAAGATTGCACAATAAGAATTAGTTTGCTATAATATATTTTATGCGATGAGTCGAGAAAGATTATTACGATAATCTTTTACAGACGGCCAACGTTAACACCCGAATGGTGGTTGGTGCAAGGGAAGTTGTGGAACTAAACTTGCTGCACAGACTACAACTTAGCAATAAGTTGGTGTACGTCGACAGTTAGGTAAAACTAACTCCTGAGTTGATGCAGGTCTTACATCAACAACGCCAAACATGAAACCCCGTAACTTCGAGTTGCGGGGTTTTTGTTAGGCTTTTTTATTATGATATATTATAAAATAGCATAGGAATAATGGCATAGGACTATTCTTTTGGTATAATGAAAGACAATAAGGAAGAAAAAGAGGATTTATGCATGGGACTAAAGCGTTTTTCATTTTTACAGCGAGTGATAATTAATATGATTATTCTGTTAGCTTTAGCAGGATTATTTCAGCAAGGCCTCTATGTACAAAGCTTGTGGAGTGCTTTCATGGCTGCCGTAATTTTGGGTGTTTTAAATGTCTTTGTGCGTCCAGTCTTGCAAATTTTAAGTTTACCATTGACCTTTTTTACGTTTGGTTTATTTTCATTCGTGGTTAATGCGTTTGTTTTATGGATGACTAGTTGGTTTGTCGGACCTGGTTTTCAATTTACTAGTTTTGGATGGACCTTCTTTATTTCTTTGATTATGTCGCTAGTTAATGCGATTTTATCAGATTTTTTTAGTCGCTAAAATTAGGAGCTATTATGGCAAAAACAATTCAAGTGAAAGATCTATTAGCAAATACCCGTTTAGAGGTTGTGCAAGGTGAAGAGTGGTTGAATCGTAAAATTGTAACCGCCGATATTTCACGACCTGGTCTGGAGATGACAGGCTATTTTGATTATTATGCACCAGAGCGTGTACAGTTGATGGGGATTACGGAAACCTCATTTGCTGAACGAATGAATCATGATGAATTATTAATGATTGCGCGTAAAATGATGGGCGAAAAAACTCCAGTATTTGTGATTTCAACAGGTCGCAAATTACCAGCTGAGTTCTTAAAAGCTGCCAATGAATCTGAAATTCCGGTCTTGGCGACTGAATTAACATCGTCTCAAATTTTAGCAAATATGACATACTATTTATCTGGGGAGTTAGCAGAACGTCAATCAATGCATGGTGTTTTGGTGGATCTTTATGGATTAGGAATTTTAATTACCGGTGATTCTGGTGTTGGAAAATCAGAAACAGCTTTGGAATTGGTTCAACGTGGACACCGATTAATTGCGGATGATCGAGTTGATATTTATCAACGTGATGAAAAGCATTTAGTTGGTGAAGCGCCAGCTATTTTAAGAAATTTAATGGAGTTACGAGGCGTCGGTATTATTGACGTATTGAACTTATTTGGTGCAGGGGCTGTTCGTGATCATTCTAATATTTCATTTAATCTTCACCTTGCTAAGTGGGATAAAGATACAAAATTTGACCGTTTAGGAAATGGTGAAGATCATATTTCAATCCAAGGTGTAAGTTTGCCAAGAATGGTTTTGCCAGTTCAAACTGGAAGAAATCTAGCTGTTTTGATTGAAACTGCAGCCAAAAACTTTCGAGCTAAGAAGATGGGATTTGATGCAACTGAAACGTTTAATCAAAATTTGAATAAATTAATCGAAGAAAATTCAAAAGATTAACAAAATCATTATTGAAAGCGCTTAAATATAGATTTTAAAAGATGATAAAATATGATAACCTATAAGAGTGATTTAATTAAAACCATTGGGGAGAAATGACATGGATCAAATAAAGGTGGCAGTATTAGGGGCTGGTTCATGGGGAACGGCTTTAGCTAATGTTGTGGCAGAAAATGGACATGCAGTCAAAATTTGGGGCCATCGTGCGGTCACAGTTGACGAAATTAATATACAACATACAAATAAAGAATATTTAGGAGACCGTGTTTT
Coding sequences within:
- a CDS encoding peptidylprolyl isomerase; amino-acid sequence: MKKSNKMTTILGIVIVILLALLIMAGLMVGNKQKNTDQTKQESSVETTKRPSESKAKLNKEVLPQLTTTVSDNESLVALHTTQGDIKIKLFNKYAPLAVENFLTHAQENYYNNTTFHRVIKDFMIQGGDPKSAEDAKAADLGRGGKSIWAEGAHKDSKIDSGNGFKNEITNNLYNIRGSLAMANAGADTNGSQFFINQGNKDVTKQISAKKYPDKIIKAYQNGGNPSLDGNYTVFGQVVEGLDVVDKIASSAVKTDDNGENSKPENPVKIESIEVLQTATK
- a CDS encoding universal stress protein, producing MKNGTYDKILAPLDGSDISNSVALKAAAVANRDHAHLDLLYVIDTNSLSGVAGMSVTGDVVYHLVQDSQDKLEAYQNLIIEKFPDLDVSLHMRFGSPKKVIATEFPADHNNDLTIIGKSGLSKIERLIVGSVASFVVQNAKTDVMIVQG
- a CDS encoding MFS transporter; protein product: MEENTQLSPRRVNLILVALGMFTFMSTLDASIVNIALPVMANDLSIPMNQATWSVSIYLITISGLLTLFGNLGDQLGKIRVFKWGTYIFTLGSLLAGINLGLGFLLLARVVQAVGASMTMSNSFGISTSVAPANMRARAMATIAMFVSLGSIAGPAVGGLILSILKWPFIFWINVPLGLITIVLGEFIFPKTNRTKEPLTIDWIGTIIFFMMIAIFFGGINVAQEQGFTAILPIVSYILSIILLISFIKWEQRTSKPLIDLSIFKEKMFTLSVITSFLVFASGFFINVLLPFYLENLRQIKPGVAGMYMMSYPLAMLIGTPIAGVIADRFDREYVTFFALTGITLGMSGWLFMTDQSPLYFVAMLSAWTGFSTSFFNSPNNAITMSNAPKSQLGVAGAINALARNVGMISGTTIVTTTLYISMSKQMGHQVTTYPVGHPTVFVNGLHFAMFFGMFLVLIAWSLTGYRLILRLHNKN
- a CDS encoding phage holin family protein: MGLKRFSFLQRVIINMIILLALAGLFQQGLYVQSLWSAFMAAVILGVLNVFVRPVLQILSLPLTFFTFGLFSFVVNAFVLWMTSWFVGPGFQFTSFGWTFFISLIMSLVNAILSDFFSR
- the hprK gene encoding HPr(Ser) kinase/phosphatase, whose amino-acid sequence is MAKTIQVKDLLANTRLEVVQGEEWLNRKIVTADISRPGLEMTGYFDYYAPERVQLMGITETSFAERMNHDELLMIARKMMGEKTPVFVISTGRKLPAEFLKAANESEIPVLATELTSSQILANMTYYLSGELAERQSMHGVLVDLYGLGILITGDSGVGKSETALELVQRGHRLIADDRVDIYQRDEKHLVGEAPAILRNLMELRGVGIIDVLNLFGAGAVRDHSNISFNLHLAKWDKDTKFDRLGNGEDHISIQGVSLPRMVLPVQTGRNLAVLIETAAKNFRAKKMGFDATETFNQNLNKLIEENSKD